A genomic stretch from Apis cerana isolate GH-2021 linkage group LG7, AcerK_1.0, whole genome shotgun sequence includes:
- the LOC107993700 gene encoding coiled-coil domain-containing protein 112-like, whose protein sequence is MCANSDNSVKTRNDTSKKKVVSAQNLFMKPLLRLKQQEHILDKGLISAIKNMKIDSNLLQDITHQHTELSLRRHNYLDTMYKNIENIISDLDSVKNIVKNPEEIKKLDVKMYKSKLIKLSQNMQDFKKSYPIQTLKEEGDALNSEFQECNFNLDKYEKAQKKNATRTPLLCKTKTENKKEKIEFKDVDDFHDLVAITGHTENWTLDDHLFFLKMRKKCKSIPTLVTTIQKKCPDLTAESIVNHEAWYKHYEDLRERQRMAVKEWRRQKELEKKTNIDEIGKEIEHWHEKEDFQNEIVEEKTIKVFKKTSHSETNSSASSNNNNEKKELIKKWKIEKENKRFMDEEQMKVQMKLKKEREENKRKKRQEKIQESLEEYKKKKSMENTLKEMNKVYKEKCKYNTILIRAFREQDKEYTEKRKNLILRSKKPKKSDLVDVKRVELVETRNYSTLLNSTKVWREKCKIDDSTKHINEFRYIKDIPKMCIRWRNEESEDLKV, encoded by the exons ATGTGCGCCAATAGCGATAATAGTGTTAAAACAAGGAATGATACGTCGAAGAAGAAAGTGGTATCcgcacaaaatttatttatgaaaccaTTATTGAGGTTGAAACAGCAAGAACATATTCTTGATAAAGGATTAATTAgcgcaattaaaaatatgaaaatagacTCGAATTTATTACAAGATATCACGCACCAACATACAGAGTTGTCCTTAAGAAG ACACAATTATTTAGatacaatgtataaaaatatagaaaatattatttccgaTTTGGattctgtaaaaaatatcgttaaaaatccggaagaaattaagaaattag atgtaaaaatgtacaaatcaaaattgatCAAACTTTCGCAAAATATGCAggatttcaaaaaatcttatCCCATTCAAACTTTAAAAGAGGAAGGGGATGCTTTAAATTCTGAATTTCAAGAATGTAACTTCAATTTGGATAAATATGAGAAGGCGCAGAAGAAAAATGCAACACGCACTCCACTGTTGTGTAAAACTAAAacggaaaataaaaaggaaaaaatcgaatttaaagaCGTGGATGATTTTCATGACCTTGTTGCGATAACAG GTCACACGGAAAATTGGACGTTGGATGAtcacttgttttttttaaaaatgaggaAAAAGTGCAAAAGCATTCCAACTCTTGTTACAACGATTCAAAAAAAGTGTCCAGATTTAACGGCTGAAAGCATAGTGAATCACGAGGCATGGTACAAACATTACGAAGATTTGCGTGAAAGACAAAGGATGGCGGTGAAGGAATGGCGTCGACAAAAagaattagagaaaaaaacaaatatcgatgaaattgGGAAAGAAATTGAGCATTGGCACGAAAAGGAAGATTTCCAAAACGAAATTGTCGAAGAGAAaacgataaaagtttttaaaaagacAAGTCATTCGGAAACTAACAGCAGTGCAAGTtcgaataataacaatgagaaaaaagaattgattaaaaagtggaaaattgAGAAGGAAAATAAACGTTTTATGGATGAAGAACAGATGAAAGTGCAAATGAagttgaagaaagaaagggaagaaaataaaagaaagaaacgtcaAGAGAAGATTCAGGAATCTTTGGaagaatacaaaaagaaaaaatcaatggAAAATACTTTGAAAGAAATGAACAAAGTTTACAAagagaaatgtaaatataacacAATTTTGATTAGAGCGTTTAg GGAGCAGGATAAAGAATATActgagaaaaggaaaaatttgattctacGTTCAAAGAAGCCAAAGAAAAGCGACTTGGTGGATGTAAAAAGGGTGGAACTCGTTGAAACGCGAAATTATTCGACATTGTTAAATAGCACGAAGGTTTGGAGGGAGAAATGTAAAATCGACGATTCGACAAAACATATCAACGAATTTCGATATATCAAGGATATCCCAAAAAT GTGTATCCGATGGAGGAACGAAGAATCGGAGGATCTAAAAgtctaa